A DNA window from Vibrio cidicii contains the following coding sequences:
- the ubiB gene encoding ubiquinone biosynthesis regulatory protein kinase UbiB encodes MTPTELKRLYQIIQVQLEYGLDDLLPAHQLTKAPLLLRKSLFWIKNRHADKPPGERLRLALQSLGPVWIKFGQMLSTRRDLFPPHIADPLALLQDQVAPFDGHLAKAQIEKALGGPLETWFDEFDVTPLASASIAQVHTARLKSNGREVVLKVIRPDIRPIIDADLKLMHRMARIVAKALPQTRRLKPIEVVREYEKTLLDELDLRREAANAIQLRRNFENSEELYVPEVFPDFSNETVMVSERIYGIQVSDIEGLVANGTNMKLLAERGVSVFFTQVFRDSFFHADMHPGNVFVSPNHPENPQWIGLDCGIVGTLNSEDKRYLAENFLAFFNRDYRRVAELHVDSGWVPADTNIDEFEFAIRIVCEPIFAKPLCEISFGHVLLNLFNTARRFNMEVQPQLVLLQKTLLYVEGLGRQLYPQLDLWETAKPYLERWMMNQVGPQAVLNAIKDRAPFWAEKLPELPELLYDSLRQGKAMNQRMDQLYQGYRQSKRSQATGKFLFGVGATLVVCSAILVDHAFEQLSWITALMGVTFWLFSWRAYRQ; translated from the coding sequence ATGACGCCAACCGAACTGAAACGCCTGTATCAGATTATTCAAGTGCAGCTGGAATACGGTTTAGATGACCTCTTACCGGCGCACCAGCTAACTAAAGCGCCCCTTTTACTGCGTAAAAGCCTATTTTGGATTAAAAATCGTCACGCCGATAAGCCGCCCGGAGAACGCCTGCGTTTGGCGTTGCAATCGCTTGGGCCCGTGTGGATCAAGTTTGGCCAGATGCTCTCAACGAGGCGGGATCTTTTTCCGCCGCACATTGCCGACCCTTTAGCGCTGCTGCAAGACCAAGTCGCTCCTTTCGATGGTCATTTGGCGAAAGCACAAATAGAGAAAGCCTTGGGCGGGCCGCTGGAAACTTGGTTTGATGAATTTGATGTCACGCCGCTGGCGTCGGCATCGATTGCCCAAGTACACACCGCGCGTCTGAAATCCAACGGTCGTGAAGTGGTTTTGAAAGTCATTCGTCCAGACATTCGCCCCATCATTGATGCTGATCTCAAACTGATGCACCGCATGGCGCGCATTGTCGCCAAAGCGCTGCCGCAGACGCGTCGTCTTAAGCCGATTGAAGTGGTGCGTGAGTACGAAAAAACACTGCTGGATGAGCTGGACCTGCGCCGAGAAGCAGCCAACGCTATCCAACTCAGACGCAATTTCGAAAACAGTGAAGAGCTGTACGTGCCGGAAGTTTTTCCGGACTTTAGTAATGAAACTGTCATGGTTTCTGAGCGAATATATGGCATCCAAGTTTCTGATATTGAAGGCTTGGTCGCTAACGGCACCAACATGAAGCTGCTGGCTGAGCGTGGTGTCAGCGTGTTCTTCACCCAAGTGTTTCGTGACAGCTTTTTCCATGCGGATATGCATCCGGGGAATGTGTTTGTCAGCCCTAACCACCCAGAAAACCCTCAGTGGATCGGGTTGGATTGCGGGATCGTCGGAACACTCAACAGTGAAGATAAACGCTATCTGGCGGAAAACTTTCTGGCCTTTTTTAATCGTGATTATCGTCGGGTGGCTGAGCTGCATGTCGATTCCGGCTGGGTGCCAGCCGATACTAATATCGACGAGTTTGAGTTCGCGATCCGTATCGTCTGTGAGCCTATTTTTGCCAAGCCTTTGTGTGAGATCTCTTTTGGTCACGTGCTGCTGAATTTGTTCAACACAGCACGCCGATTCAATATGGAAGTGCAACCGCAACTGGTGCTATTGCAAAAAACCTTGCTCTATGTTGAGGGATTAGGGCGACAGCTCTATCCGCAATTGGATTTGTGGGAAACCGCCAAACCCTACTTAGAGCGCTGGATGATGAATCAGGTTGGCCCGCAGGCGGTGCTCAACGCGATTAAAGATCGTGCGCCGTTCTGGGCAGAAAAATTACCGGAACTGCCGGAGCTGCTTTACGACAGCTTAAGACAAGGTAAAGCGATGAACCAGAGAATGGATCAGCTTTATCAGGGCTATCGACAAAGCAAGCGCTCGCAGGCGACAGGAAAGTTTTTATTTGGCGTTGGCGCCACCTTAGTCGTATGCTCAGCGATATTGGTGGACCATGCGTTTGAGCAGCTGTCATGGATAACGGCGCTTATGGGCGTCACATTTTGGCTGTTTAGCTGGCGAGCTTATCGTCAATAG
- a CDS encoding SCP2 domain-containing protein — protein MPFAPLITAAIETTLNVLFKDNPDLQRRLLRLKGQVIQIHLKELNQTLTFVFSQQIDVLADYEGQPDCYLSLNLSVLPQLREQANITRLIKQDQLVLDGDIQLAQKFAQLMTDAKPDVEEWLSRVTGDVVAHSAVQGARNVGEFLRAQAKKHQNHLGQVLTEELRVAPGPLEVAHFCDQVDDVQSATAQLEARLTRLLEKA, from the coding sequence ATGCCTTTTGCTCCGCTGATCACCGCTGCGATTGAAACCACACTTAATGTGTTGTTCAAAGACAATCCGGATCTACAGCGTCGCCTGTTACGTCTCAAAGGGCAGGTGATTCAAATCCATCTCAAAGAGCTTAACCAGACGCTGACCTTTGTGTTCAGTCAGCAAATCGATGTGCTGGCCGATTATGAAGGCCAGCCAGATTGTTATTTGTCGCTCAATCTCTCGGTTCTGCCGCAATTGCGTGAGCAGGCCAACATCACGCGTCTGATTAAGCAAGACCAACTGGTGCTGGACGGCGATATCCAACTGGCGCAGAAGTTTGCCCAGTTGATGACTGATGCTAAGCCGGATGTGGAAGAGTGGCTGTCGCGTGTCACGGGCGATGTGGTCGCTCACAGCGCCGTACAAGGGGCGCGCAATGTTGGCGAGTTTTTGCGTGCTCAGGCGAAGAAACATCAAAACCATTTGGGGCAAGTGTTAACCGAAGAGTTGCGTGTTGCGCCGGGGCCGCTAGAAGTGGCGCACTTTTGTGACCAAGTGGATGACGTGCAAAGTGCCACCGCTCAATTGGAAGCGCGTTTGACGCGATTGCTGGAGAAAGCATGA